A region from the Sphaerodactylus townsendi isolate TG3544 linkage group LG01, MPM_Stown_v2.3, whole genome shotgun sequence genome encodes:
- the SNAPIN gene encoding SNARE-associated protein Snapin: protein MAAAAGLAAPSGPGSPVGPAARDLFAEGLLEFLRPAVRQLDTHVHAVRESQVELREHIDSLATELCRINEDQKVALDLDPYVKKLLNARRRVVLVNNILQNAQERLRRLNHSVAKETARRKAMLEATGSYPQGSPSK from the exons ATGGCGGCAGCGGCCGGACTTGCTGCCCCTTCGGGTCCAGGGAGCCCGGTGGGCCCCGCGGCCAGAGACCTCTTCGCCGAAGGGCTCCTCGAGTTCCTGCGCCCGGCTGTGCGGCAGCTGGACACGCACGTCCATGCGGTCAG GGAGAGTCAAGTGGAGCTGCGAGAACATATTGACAGTCTTGCCACAG AGCTCTGCCGGATCAACGAGGACCAAAAAGTAGCTCTGGACCTGGACCCTTACGTCAAGAAATTGCTCAACGCCCGCCGGAGAGTTGTCCTGGTTAACAATATCTTGCAGAACGCCCAG GAACGCCTGAGGAGGCTCAACCACAGCGTGGCCAAGGAGACTGCCCGCAGGAAGGCGATGCTCGAAGCGACTGGAAGCTACCCGCAGGGTTCGCCCAGCAAGTGA